Genomic DNA from Candidatus Thermoplasmatota archaeon:
GCCCTTCTCGCTCAAGGACTCCGTCGGCCGCGAGGTGACCGTCGAGAGTCTCAACGTCTCGGTGGACGGCCGCGCGCGGACCCTCCTCGTGCGTGACCGCTCGTTCAGCCTCCCCCTCGGCCCGGAGATCGCTCCCGGGTTCGTCACGATCGAGGTGGCGGCCCCCAACAGGCTCGTGGACGCGGCGCCGTTCAAGGGCATCCTCGGCGTCCACCGGTTGACCGAGATCACGGTCGAGACGTTGCCCGGCCACGCGCCCGGCGAGCCCGCGTTCCTCGTCGTGAAGCTCGCCGCGGGCGACGATCCCGTGGCCAACGCGACGCTGCACGTGCTCGGGGTCGGCGACACGGCCCTTGCCATCCGGACCGGCGCCGACGGTCGCGCCGTCGTCCCGATCCCGCAGACCGCCCTCGTGCGCTCCGAATACGCCGTGGTCTACCGGGGCGGCGAGGGCACGGCGCCGACGTTGGCGGGATTCGTGCTCGAGCCCGCCCTCGTCGCGTCGGAGGCCCCCCCGCAGACGGACGTCCTCGCGGTCGCGGCCGGGATCGCGGCGGTGTTCGCCATCATTTGGGCGCTCGTCCGCCGCGGGCGCGCCGCAAGCGACGTGCTCGCCTCGACCTCGCGAAGGCTGCTCAAGGATCCCAAGCTGGAATCGCTCTACCGATCGTACCTCGAGCTGCTCGCCATCGCGGGCCTCGACGAGGAGCGCGCGGAGACCGCGACCTTCGGCGACGTGGCGGCGCGCTTCGTCCGCAACGATCCGAGCGCGCGTCCCGACCTCGATCTCCTGACGGAGGTCTTCAACCTCGGCGTGTACGCGCCCGAGCTGCTCGAGCCCGAACGCATCCGCGAAGCCGGCTTCGCGCTCGGTCGCCTCGCGGCCCTTTCGCGGACCCCGGAGGCCGCATGAAGCCCGCGCGCTGGCTGGCGGCGCTCGCCGCCGGCGGGCTCCTCGCCGCCAGCCTGGCGGCGGTCGCGGCCGAGCTCATCGAGGCCACGCGGGCGGAGAGCGCGCCGGAGGCGTGGCTCGGACGCGAGGGATTCGCGCCTCGCCGGGCGCTTTCGGGCCCCGCCGCGGCGCTGGCCTGGGGCGAGATCGAGCCGGGTCTCGTCGTGATCCTCGGACAGCTGCCGCTGCTTGCCGCCGACGAGGCCGCGCTTCTCGACTTCGCGAAGCGGGGGGGCGACGTCTGGGTCTTCTCCCACGCGCCGCGCGCCATGCTCCCTTCAATCGCTCCCGAGACGCTCGAAGGACCTCTACACGGGTGGGACGGGGGGGACGTCGAGGTCCGGTACGGCTCGACCGTCCTCCGCCTTCCCGGTCTCCTCGCCTTCGACGTCGACCGGCGCGACATGACGATCGTGACGTCGGAGGACACCTTCCGCGACACCAACCTGAACGGGCGCCTGGACGTCGGCGAACCCGCCGGCGCCTTCGGAGTGGGCCTCGCGCGATCCCACGGCGACGGACGCGTGGTGTTCATCGCGAGCGCCGATCCCGAGAGGGCGTTCGGCGAGCTCGCGTCGCCGCTCGCCCGGGCCCTCGAGGCCCGCGGGCCGTCCATCCTTCTCGAAGGGGACGCGACGACGCTGCGCGAGACCGCGCCGCGCGTCACCCTCGCGTCTGCCGCCCTTCCGTCCCAGGATCTTGCGGCGGCCATCCTCGTCGTGATCCTCGCCGGCGGGCTCGTTCTCGCGTCCCTGCGGACCGACCCCGAAGCGATGGCGGCCCTCCACGACGAGACGCTGGATGGCATCGCGGAAGCCATGAAGCGACGGAACGACGACCGCATCCGGGTCTGGATCGACCGTCTCGAGGAGGCCCGGCGATGAAGCTCACCGCCCTCGGACTCCGCGTTTCGCGCGCGGCGGCCGTGCTCGTGGGCGGGGGCCTCGTGCTCGGCGTTTCCGCCGCGCTCTGGGCGGGCATGGCCCTGCTCCTCCTGCTCGGCGTCTCGGCGCTCGCGCTCCCGCGCGCGCGGATCGCCGTCGAGCGCAAGCTCGACCGCGAGCAGCTCGTCGAGGGCGAGGGGCTCAAGGAGCGCCTCGAGGTCACGCTCAAGGGGCGCCGGACCGTGAGGCTCCGGCTCCGCGAAAGCGCGGGCGACGGCCTCGCAAGCGAGGCGGCCGCCTGGACGACGCGGCTTTCCCCGAAGGCTCCGCACGCGCGCGAGATCGAATGGACGGCCTCCTCGTGGGGACGCAAATCGATCGGTCCGCTCGAGGCCTGGGCGGGCGACGCCTTCGGCCTCCTCGAGGAAAGGGTCGAGGGCGATGAAGGGCACGCGGTCCTCGTCCTGCCGCGCGCGCTGCCGCTCGGCAAGCATCGGCCGAAAGCGTCGATCCCCCAGCCCGCGATCGGCGTCCACAACGTTCCGCGGCCCGGCGACGGTTTCGAGTTCTTCGCCCTCCGGGACTATCAGCCGGGGGACAGCATCCGGCGCATCAATTGGAAGGCGAGCGCGCGCTACAACAAGACGGTCGTGAACCAGGTCACGCGCGAAAGCTTCGCCCGCGTCACGATTCTCCTCGACCTGCGCGCGAAGGAGATCCTGGGCGACCCCCGTCCGTGGGTCCTGAACGGACGGGCCGCGGCCTCGATCCTCGAGCATCACGACCGCATGCGCGACCACCTCACCGTGATCGTCCTCGGGGACGTCGCCGAGAAGCTCGTGGAGGCCGCCAACCCGAGGTCCGCGGATCTCGTGAAGGCCATGGTCGAGCGGCCCCCGCGCGGCCACGTCGCGACGACCGATGCGGTCCGCGGCCACCTGCCCTCCTTCCGGCGGAAGTCGCCGACCTACGTCGTTACGAGCGCCGTCTTCGATCCAGACCTCATCGAGTCGATCGAGATCCTGCGCGCTCTCGAGGCCGACGTCCACCTCGTGAGCCCTCGCGCGGACCACGAGCCCGTCGGACCCGCCGGGCGCCTCCTCGCCGAATCCAGGAACGAAGCGCTCGCCGCCGCGCGCGCGCTCGGGGTCAAGGTCACGGACTGGAGCGGGTCGTCGTCCCTCGAGGTGGCGTTCATTGAATCCTGAATCCGATCGCCCGCTGCGCGTCGCGGGCTCCGCAAGCGCGGTCCTCGCCGGACTCCTCGTGCTCGCCGCCGGCGCGGATCCCGGCCGCGCGATGCTGGCCGCGGGCGGATACCTTGTCGCCGCCGTGTGGCCTTGGACATCCTTCGGTCGACGGTTTCCGGCCTACGGGGCCGCGCTCGCCGTCGGCAGCCTGCTCGCCGGGCCCGCGCTGTCGTCGGCGCTCGCCTCGGCGCTCCTCGCGGTCCTCGCGATCGGCACGCTGCTCGCCTTCTTCGCGTCGAGCCGCGACGCGTTCCTCGCGGGGACCGGGGCCGTGGCGCTCCTGCTCGCCGTCGCGGTGGTCGCGCCGCACGCCCTCGCCGGGGTCTCGCTCGACCCCGTCCTTCCCGGACACGCGCTTCTTCTCGCGATCGCGGGCGCCGCCCTCCTTGCGATCGGTCTTCTGATCCGTCCCGAGGTGTCACCATGAGATGGTCCGCGATTCTCTTCGTCCTGCTCCTTGTCCTCCCGACGGCGGTCCAGGGTCAGGCGACGGATGGCCCCGACGTCCAGCTCGCCGACCTCCGCGCGCACGGCGAGCCGCTCGTCGAGACCGCGACGAAGGTCTCGGCCACGATCAACAACCCCTCGAGCGTCGACGCCATCGTGGACGTGCGCGCGACGTTCGCCGACGGCTCCACCGCGAATCCGCACGACACCCTCGGGTTCCAGGTGCGCGTTCCCGCGCAAGGCAAGAAGGTCGTGGATCTCTCGATCTTCTCGCCCGCGTCGAAGCGTGGACAGCAGACGCTGACCGTGCGCGTCGACAGCCCGCGCGATCCCCGTCCGGACGACAACGCCAAGACGATCGGGTGGTTCGTCCGCGATCCGCGGCTCAAGGTGACGGCGGAGGTGGTCAAGGCGCCGGAGGTTCCCGTCTCGGGCGTCGGCTTCGTCCGCTTCCGGGTCACGAACGAAGGGAACATCGCGGACGCGCCGATCTACCACGCCGCCGTGAAGTCTCCCTGGCGCGCGGACATCAAGCCGGCGCACGCCGCGATCGACCCCGGGCAGTCGCAGGACGTCCTGCTCCTCCTCCGCCCGAACTCGGAGGATGCCGCGGCCGAGACCGACGTCGTGTTCTCCGCGCGGTCGATCCACAGCAAAGCCATGAACGTGAGCGCGATCGTCGAGCGCGTCGTCGCGAACGCCTCCCACCTGCGCGCCGCCCACCGCACCGCGATCGAAGGCCTTCCCGCCTCCCTCCAGGTGATCGAAAACGAATCGGCGCGCATTCCCTTCGCGATCGCGAACCGCGGCGCGACGCCCGACGTCCTCGAGGTCGCCCTCGGGCCGGTCACGAACGCCACGGGATGGGCGTTCGGCCTGTTGAGGGACAACCGCTCGGTCGCGAACGTCCTCGTCGGCCTCGCGCCCGGACGGTCGCTGAACCTCACGCTGCTCGTCACGCGCCTCGCCGCCGACGTCTCCCCCGCGACCGTCACCCTTCGCGCGGGATCGCTCAACGCCGGCCTCTTCGGGACCACGGGAGCCGAGGTCAACGTCACGCGTCTCCTGAACGTGACGCGCGCCGAGCCTGTCATCAGGATCGCGACGCTCGACGCGCCGACGCTCGTCTATCGCGGAGAGCGCGTCACGGCGAAGCTCGACATCGAAAACGTCGGCCGGATCGCGGCTCCCGCGGTCGCGGTCCGCTGGGAGCTGCGCGAGCTGGGGCGCCTCATCGCCTCGGCCGAGGAATCGATCGAAGCGCCGCCGGGCCCGGCGCGCGCGGTCTGGTCCTTCACGATGGACCGCATGGAAGGCGAGTATCTCGTCTCCGCCGAGATCCTCTCCGGCGTCCTCGTCAAGGGGCCCTCGAAGATTTCGAAGTCCCTCACGCTCCATCTGCCCCGCCTCGAGATCGTGGCGCCCGCGACGATCGAGCTGAACCCGGGAACGCGCGTGAACCTCGTGACCTCCGAGGGCGGCTTCGCCGTGCGAAACCTCGGGAAGGTCGACGAACGGATCACGGCGACGCTGACTTCGAGCGCGTCGTGGCTCGCGCGGTCGTGGGAGGTCGTGGTTCCGGCGCGCGGCCAGATGGTCCTGCCCTTCAGCGGGGACGTGCCCGCCATGCCGGGCGCGCCCGCGTTCAAGGCCGAGCTCGAGGCGCGCCTCGCCGGCCGCGAGTTCGCCCCGATCGCCGCGAATCTGACCTTCCTCGTCCGCGACCAGAGCCCGCCCGAGGTCCGCCTCGTCGCCCCCGCGGGCGAGATGCCGCACACGAAGTCGGTCGCCATCGACGTCGAGGCGCGCGACCCGATCGGCGTACGGGACGTCGAGGCGCTCGTGGTCGGGCCCGACGGAGAGCGGGATCTGATCCGGCTCGCGGCCGCCGGGGGAGACCGGTACAAAGGCACGTTCGCCGTGCGGCTCGCGGGTCTCCACGTGCTCGAGATCCGGGCGCGCGACCGCGCGGAGCCTCCGCACGTGCGAACGCTCTCGAACGCCACGTTCATCGTGCTCGCGCCGCCCTACGCCGGCGTCGTGCCGCGCGGATGGGGCAATCATACGACCATCCACGCGCGGGTGCTCGCGTTCGACGAGGTCGAAGA
This window encodes:
- a CDS encoding DUF58 domain-containing protein, with protein sequence MKLTALGLRVSRAAAVLVGGGLVLGVSAALWAGMALLLLLGVSALALPRARIAVERKLDREQLVEGEGLKERLEVTLKGRRTVRLRLRESAGDGLASEAAAWTTRLSPKAPHAREIEWTASSWGRKSIGPLEAWAGDAFGLLEERVEGDEGHAVLVLPRALPLGKHRPKASIPQPAIGVHNVPRPGDGFEFFALRDYQPGDSIRRINWKASARYNKTVVNQVTRESFARVTILLDLRAKEILGDPRPWVLNGRAAASILEHHDRMRDHLTVIVLGDVAEKLVEAANPRSADLVKAMVERPPRGHVATTDAVRGHLPSFRRKSPTYVVTSAVFDPDLIESIEILRALEADVHLVSPRADHEPVGPAGRLLAESRNEALAAARALGVKVTDWSGSSSLEVAFIES